Proteins from a single region of Runella sp. SP2:
- a CDS encoding HipA domain-containing protein → MKISVCPSTLQSGFDAYSPKARKLLFDGRRVSPFLGFKHQDIRRTAFQAFGQTFRQLSISGVQEKYGLVLDGTALRLPQPNEPSTYILKPIPPDLPNAREIPANEHLTMQIAQQVYGMSTAANGLIFFEDGEPALLIKRFDFRPDGSKWRQEDFASLSGRTKQNRGSDYKYEGSYEEMAQLIKDYLPAYRIEIERFFRLILFNYLFSNGDAHLKNFSILETLDGDFVLSPAYDLICTRLHLADSDMALKDGLFKDEYETDSYEANAFYAFDDFLVFGARLGIIEKRVREQLRFFQKDYEKVRALTQNAWLSDAAKATYLACYADRLKRLNYIFKKTP, encoded by the coding sequence ATGAAAATAAGTGTTTGTCCATCGACTTTGCAATCAGGTTTTGATGCTTATAGCCCCAAAGCCCGAAAATTACTTTTCGATGGGAGGCGAGTGTCGCCTTTCTTGGGATTCAAACATCAGGACATTAGAAGGACTGCCTTTCAGGCTTTTGGGCAAACGTTCAGACAGCTATCGATTTCGGGAGTGCAAGAAAAATATGGGTTGGTACTCGATGGTACTGCATTAAGACTGCCTCAGCCCAACGAACCATCCACCTACATTCTGAAACCCATTCCTCCTGATTTACCCAATGCCCGCGAAATTCCAGCGAATGAGCACTTGACAATGCAAATTGCCCAGCAAGTATATGGTATGTCAACGGCCGCTAATGGATTGATTTTTTTTGAAGACGGAGAGCCTGCATTGCTCATCAAACGCTTTGACTTTCGTCCTGATGGCTCAAAATGGCGGCAAGAAGATTTTGCCTCTTTATCGGGACGAACGAAGCAAAATCGAGGTTCTGACTACAAGTACGAAGGAAGTTACGAAGAAATGGCGCAATTGATTAAAGACTATTTACCCGCTTATCGGATTGAAATAGAGCGTTTTTTTCGATTGATTTTGTTCAATTACCTGTTTTCAAACGGAGATGCCCACCTCAAAAATTTTTCAATTCTTGAAACCCTCGATGGTGATTTTGTTTTAAGCCCAGCTTACGACTTGATTTGTACCCGCTTACATCTCGCCGATTCGGACATGGCCTTGAAAGATGGACTTTTTAAGGATGAATACGAAACCGATAGCTACGAAGCCAATGCTTTTTATGCCTTTGATGATTTCTTGGTTTTTGGCGCCCGCCTTGGAATTATCGAGAAAAGAGTACGTGAACAATTGCGGTTTTTTCAAAAAGACTACGAAAAAGTAAGGGCTTTGACTCAAAACGCTTGGTTAAGTGATGCTGCCAAAGCCACGTACTTAGCATGTTATGCAGACCGATTGAAACGGTTAAATTACATCTTCAAAAAAACTCCTTGA
- a CDS encoding HipA N-terminal domain-containing protein: MRKAIVYLNLDAVGTLTETSQGYVFQYDERYIAQPNARALSLTLPISSQAFSSTHLFPFFYGLLSEGYNRALQCRLLKIDENDDFGLLLAIAHTDTIGAVRIVAQTQNQGVEV; this comes from the coding sequence ATGAGAAAAGCTATCGTGTATCTCAATTTGGACGCCGTTGGAACGCTCACAGAAACCTCGCAAGGCTATGTGTTTCAGTATGACGAAAGGTACATTGCCCAGCCCAATGCCCGAGCCTTGAGTTTGACCCTGCCGATTTCGTCGCAAGCATTCAGCTCCACGCATTTATTTCCCTTTTTCTATGGGCTATTGTCGGAAGGATACAACCGAGCCTTGCAATGTCGATTGTTAAAAATTGACGAAAACGACGATTTTGGACTTCTGTTGGCCATCGCGCACACAGATACCATTGGAGCCGTACGGATAGTAGCACAAACGCAAAACCAGGGTGTTGAGGTATGA
- a CDS encoding helix-turn-helix transcriptional regulator, producing the protein MDLLQLGVVIKQRRQRLRIRQNDLADLAGVGLRTVIAIETGVANPSFETLSKIGDVLGLELTLTIKS; encoded by the coding sequence ATGGACTTGCTTCAACTAGGAGTTGTCATCAAGCAACGGCGGCAACGGCTGCGCATTCGGCAAAATGATTTAGCAGACTTAGCGGGGGTGGGGCTTCGGACTGTCATTGCCATTGAAACAGGTGTTGCCAATCCCTCTTTTGAAACACTGAGCAAAATTGGGGATGTGTTGGGTTTAGAACTTACGTTAACCATCAAATCATGA
- a CDS encoding ion transporter, producing the protein MTFRKRVYNTLEFSASGRRGLNLYINISLVSVIVLNSLAIVLHTVPEIRHNRLYEHIFQYFEIFSVGIFTIEYFLRIWSCVENPRYRSDWRGRLQFIFSFWAIVDFLGIFPFYFTLLTSDFGIIRILRVFRLFRLFRVSRYSRALKMIRNVFYETKEELLICLSFIVFTLVISSSVMYYLEHNAQPERFKSIPATLWWGVITMTTTGYGDMYPVTAAGKVFGGVVLMLGIALFALPTGIVASGFMEQIRRDKGRKYVRCPHCDELIDLQEVPHIHKPDPKKH; encoded by the coding sequence GTGACTTTCCGCAAACGAGTTTACAATACCCTTGAGTTTTCGGCCAGTGGGCGGCGCGGGTTGAACTTGTACATCAACATTAGTTTGGTGTCGGTCATTGTGCTCAATTCCCTCGCCATTGTCCTGCACACCGTCCCCGAAATCCGCCACAATCGCCTCTACGAACACATTTTTCAGTATTTCGAGATTTTTTCCGTGGGTATTTTCACCATCGAATACTTCCTGCGGATTTGGTCGTGCGTCGAAAACCCTCGGTACCGAAGCGATTGGCGGGGGCGTTTGCAGTTTATTTTTTCGTTTTGGGCCATTGTCGATTTTCTAGGGATTTTCCCCTTTTATTTCACCCTCCTTACCTCCGACTTTGGCATCATTCGTATTTTACGCGTCTTTCGACTCTTCCGACTGTTTCGGGTATCGCGTTATTCTCGCGCCCTCAAAATGATTCGAAACGTTTTCTACGAAACCAAAGAAGAACTGCTGATTTGTTTGTCTTTCATTGTTTTTACCCTCGTCATTTCGTCGAGTGTGATGTATTACTTGGAACACAACGCCCAACCCGAACGCTTCAAAAGTATTCCTGCCACCCTTTGGTGGGGGGTTATTACGATGACCACCACGGGTTACGGCGACATGTACCCCGTTACGGCCGCAGGGAAAGTATTTGGGGGTGTTGTCCTCATGCTTGGTATTGCGCTTTTTGCCCTGCCAACGGGTATTGTTGCTTCGGGTTTTATGGAGCAAATTCGCCGCGACAAAGGCCGAAAATACGTCCGCTGCCCCCACTGCGACGAGCTTATCGACTTACAGGAAGTACCTCATATTCACAAACCTGACCCCAAAAAACACTGA